In Deltaproteobacteria bacterium, a single window of DNA contains:
- a CDS encoding class I SAM-dependent RNA methyltransferase has protein sequence MPEVSISKLSWGGQGIGRIDGKVVFVPFVLPGEVVDIELVHSKKNYSLGNLIRILDPSPDRIEPPCSFYPACGGCQLQHLAPHKQVQQKEQLFRQAMEHTLKTKDLNLEPTLISPSAYGYRHRLHLKTIFKNNKLHIGFFGAKSHDLVPVDHCLLANGVVNETLGVLKEKIRTLGVDQWSPEIDLQGFDSPRERGIVFSSPKKLPRSQRKKITEALFADLDLKYLLFRGPNHISLSGEHPFIPEEDSPGFSLPASETGLQQDLRITCFPLVFTQVNLELNRLLMAHLLKQDLFTSRDTILDLYCGLGNFTLPVALQTREVFGLEAFPLAVANARWNQKINRISNCSFIQTKAEAGVRQSHLRHLPISLVILDPPRSGAREIIPWLDAWDLKKILYFSCDPMTLFRDLSMLAARGWKVEWSKPIDFFPQTFHLESVTFLKK, from the coding sequence ATGCCCGAAGTATCTATTTCAAAGCTTTCCTGGGGGGGCCAGGGCATAGGACGGATAGACGGCAAGGTTGTTTTTGTCCCTTTTGTTCTTCCGGGGGAAGTCGTCGACATCGAATTGGTCCACTCTAAAAAAAACTATAGCCTGGGGAATTTGATCCGGATCCTCGATCCTTCTCCGGACCGGATCGAACCCCCTTGTTCATTTTATCCGGCTTGCGGAGGCTGCCAACTTCAGCATCTGGCACCCCACAAACAAGTCCAGCAGAAAGAACAGCTCTTTAGACAGGCCATGGAGCACACCCTGAAAACAAAGGATCTCAACCTTGAACCGACATTGATTTCCCCTTCGGCGTATGGCTATCGCCACCGCCTTCATCTTAAAACAATTTTTAAAAACAATAAGTTACATATTGGTTTCTTCGGGGCTAAAAGTCACGATCTGGTCCCGGTGGACCACTGTCTTTTAGCCAATGGGGTGGTTAATGAAACCCTGGGAGTCCTTAAGGAAAAAATCAGAACCCTTGGGGTTGATCAATGGAGCCCGGAAATCGACCTCCAGGGCTTTGATAGTCCCCGGGAAAGAGGGATCGTCTTTTCCTCTCCGAAGAAACTCCCCCGGTCCCAACGGAAAAAAATTACGGAAGCCCTTTTTGCAGACCTTGATTTGAAATACCTCCTTTTCCGGGGACCCAACCATATTTCTCTATCCGGAGAGCACCCCTTTATCCCGGAAGAGGACAGCCCCGGATTTTCCCTTCCAGCTTCTGAAACCGGGCTGCAGCAAGATCTCCGGATAACCTGTTTCCCTCTGGTTTTTACTCAGGTCAACCTGGAATTAAACCGGCTGTTGATGGCCCACTTGCTAAAACAGGACCTTTTTACCAGTCGAGACACCATCTTAGACCTCTACTGCGGTTTAGGGAATTTTACCCTGCCGGTGGCCCTCCAGACCAGGGAGGTGTTTGGCCTTGAGGCCTTTCCCTTAGCGGTCGCCAATGCCCGCTGGAACCAGAAAATCAACCGGATCTCCAACTGTTCCTTTATTCAAACCAAAGCCGAGGCTGGTGTCCGGCAATCCCATTTGCGTCACCTTCCGATTTCTCTGGTCATTCTGGATCCCCCACGAAGCGGGGCTCGGGAGATAATCCCCTGGTTGGATGCCTGGGACTTAAAAAAGATCTTATATTTTTCCTGCGACCCCATGACCCTTTTCAGAGATCTTTCCATGCTTGCGGCCAGAGGTTGGAAGGTGGAATGGTCTAAGCCGATCGACTTTTTCCCCCAGACCTTCCATCTGGAAAGCGTCACTTTCTTGAAAAAGTAA
- a CDS encoding sigma 54-interacting transcriptional regulator has protein sequence MHSPLIGQPQRLEPFKSFLSVIAKTQDPILISGPTGSGKKRIIQFLVQNGSFNQEPIFFINTLQFSEALWVQAQGVLKARGTLVIEGIEHLPLILQSKLKNWLAGQGPLLSEKDVIPTDWRIISTCLSPEEVWEDLVYDFPYHIQLPSLNEVVEDIPYHIKYFLRDKSIRYVRYFFLLKTFFHKWQGNLRELEHYLIQAMSYYCSLGPSSGLNGGEEVFGEKKMRYYQDILKGEWWYYPYRFPPDFTRYLATILNKTDFRKKIIEENQVIPLLDNEPGFLVFDMTDPDFEKKAIQVYYTFSDYLNQQSK, from the coding sequence ATGCATTCTCCACTCATAGGGCAACCTCAACGGCTCGAACCCTTTAAGAGTTTTTTGAGCGTTATTGCCAAAACCCAGGACCCGATCCTGATTTCCGGCCCTACCGGTTCAGGGAAAAAAAGGATTATCCAGTTCCTGGTCCAGAATGGATCATTTAACCAGGAGCCCATTTTTTTTATCAATACCCTTCAGTTTTCGGAGGCGCTCTGGGTTCAGGCCCAGGGCGTCTTAAAGGCCCGGGGAACCTTGGTGATCGAAGGCATTGAGCACCTGCCCTTAATCCTTCAGTCCAAATTAAAAAACTGGCTGGCCGGGCAAGGACCTCTGCTTTCCGAGAAAGATGTTATTCCAACAGATTGGCGGATTATAAGCACCTGTCTGTCTCCCGAGGAGGTCTGGGAAGATCTGGTTTATGATTTCCCCTATCATATCCAGCTACCTTCCTTGAACGAAGTGGTCGAAGACATCCCCTATCATATTAAATATTTTCTCCGTGACAAATCCATCCGCTATGTGCGATATTTCTTTCTGTTAAAGACTTTTTTCCATAAATGGCAGGGGAACCTCCGCGAATTGGAACATTACCTTATCCAGGCCATGTCTTATTATTGTTCCCTGGGGCCGTCGTCCGGATTAAACGGGGGAGAAGAGGTCTTTGGAGAAAAGAAGATGCGGTACTACCAGGATATCCTGAAGGGGGAATGGTGGTATTATCCCTACCGGTTTCCCCCTGATTTCACCAGATACCTGGCAACCATTCTGAACAAGACCGATTTTCGGAAAAAAATTATCGAAGAAAACCAGGTAATCCCCTTGCTGGACAATGAGCCCGGTTTCCTGGTCTTTGATATGACAGACCCGGATTTTGAAAAGAAGGCCATTCAGGTCTATTATACCTTTTCAGACTATCTCAACCAGCAGTCCAAGTAA